Genomic DNA from Sulfuricaulis sp.:
CACTCGAACAGGCGGAGCTGTACGCGCAGAGCCTCGCTGTCGTCGTTCGAGACCGTGATCGCCCCGGTCTTGGCGTTGCGGTCGAGTTCGACCCGGATCGGGGACACGCCGAAATTGCCCGCTGCCACGGGCAGCGCCAGCAGGGCGAGACCGCAACAAAAGATGCGTGCCAAACGTTGCAAGGCGGTCTTGCCGGGCAAAGCGGAATCCGGCGGCACCGCAATTCTGTTCATGTGGGCATCCTCAAGGCCAGCAAGAAACCGGCTCGCGTTTGTAACAGGCGAGCCGGTTTATGTCACGCTGTGCTGTCGCCAGCCCGCGGAACTTACGGGGTGATGGTCAGCGTCACGGTATCGGCATAGTTGCCCTCGGACGCATCGAGAAAGTCGGCATTGAGCACTGTCGACGCGATGTCCATGGTAATCGGCGTGTTCTTGCCGGTACCCGAGCCGCCTATCGTGTAGCTGAACGAGTAGGGGATGTACTCGGCCAACGAGGCGTGCTTCATGCGCTGGGCGCCCTCGCTGGCGTTCACTCCGTCGTTGTCAGTGATGCCCCATGTCGCGTTCTTGGTGCACCAGAACGTGGGTTGGGTCACGGTGCCCGTGACATCACCGGGGGTCCCCGGGTTGAGGTCGCCAAACGCAACCACGCCGTTGCTGACGTTAAACGCGCAATGGCCGATGACCTTCGCGGAAACCGCAACTGACGCGGTGTCGGCCAGCGCACCTGTGCTACCGATGATACCGGTCGCACACAGTGCAACCATCGCCATCGAGAGCTTGTTTTTCATTATTGATTTCATGGTAATTCTCCTTCATATATGTGATTAAAGCCGTTTACAAAACTCGCAGATGATTACGGATTACAGCATTTAGGCGTGCCGCGCACTCAGTAAATGCGATGTATTCCTGTTTTAAAAGCAACGTGAAATCCGCAGGTACAGATCCGGTCGGATTGTTTACTTGCATTATCTCCCCCTAACAGTATTCTCAGTGGAGCAGAATGCCCATTATTAACGGGCTGACAATGGGATCTGCGAGTTCCCATAAGCTTCAAGTTGTTGGAGTCCGTTCCATAAAGAC
This window encodes:
- a CDS encoding spore coat protein U domain-containing protein, which gives rise to MKSIMKNKLSMAMVALCATGIIGSTGALADTASVAVSAKVIGHCAFNVSNGVVAFGDLNPGTPGDVTGTVTQPTFWCTKNATWGITDNDGVNASEGAQRMKHASLAEYIPYSFSYTIGGSGTGKNTPITMDIASTVLNADFLDASEGNYADTVTLTITP